Proteins found in one Coleofasciculaceae cyanobacterium genomic segment:
- a CDS encoding FAD-binding oxidoreductase — MNTDTDINYQAIANKLSGIETTCDRDRLTKLSLDYYYFSPILEKQLQNKRGELAVFPTTEAEVLQIAQACVKHKIPLTVRGAGTGNYGQCIPLKGGIILDTSKMNRIEWLKPGIACVQPGVKMAAFDKQAREIGWELRMAPSTYRTASIGGFIGGGSVGMGSINYGQISDRGNLRRVRLVTLEEEPRVIELKGEEVQNVLHAYGTTGIITELEIPLAPAYPWQEEIVVFDDFMTAAKFGQALSDSNGIVKKLVSIHAAPISKYFVSLQNYIPQAKHCALLMISEYDLAPFQDLVREYQGEITYSKSAAEASKGTSLLEFTWNHTTLHARKIDRNLTYLQTFYFTLERLEQLYQQAGDEIIIHLEFLRAGGKAVPAGLQLIRFTTQERLNEIIRNHESQGAFIANPHVYTIEDGGNKQINPQKVTFKQRVDPFGLLNPGKMRGFN; from the coding sequence ATGAATACAGATACAGATATTAATTATCAGGCGATCGCCAATAAACTATCAGGAATTGAAACGACTTGCGATCGCGATCGTTTAACCAAATTATCTTTAGATTATTATTATTTCAGTCCAATTCTCGAGAAGCAACTACAAAATAAGCGAGGCGAATTAGCGGTATTTCCCACTACAGAAGCAGAGGTGCTGCAAATTGCTCAAGCTTGTGTAAAACATAAAATTCCTCTGACAGTTAGAGGTGCAGGTACGGGAAACTATGGTCAATGTATCCCCTTAAAGGGAGGGATTATTCTCGACACCAGTAAAATGAATCGGATCGAGTGGCTTAAGCCAGGAATAGCCTGTGTGCAGCCAGGAGTCAAAATGGCAGCCTTCGACAAACAGGCTAGAGAAATCGGCTGGGAATTACGGATGGCTCCTTCTACCTACCGCACAGCAAGTATTGGAGGCTTTATTGGTGGTGGTAGTGTAGGGATGGGTTCGATTAACTATGGACAAATCAGCGATCGCGGTAATCTACGGCGAGTGCGATTAGTTACCCTAGAAGAAGAGCCGAGAGTCATAGAATTAAAAGGAGAGGAAGTGCAAAACGTACTTCATGCTTACGGCACTACAGGTATTATTACTGAGTTAGAGATTCCCCTCGCACCTGCTTACCCTTGGCAAGAGGAGATCGTTGTTTTCGATGATTTTATGACTGCTGCTAAATTTGGACAGGCTCTTAGTGACAGCAATGGTATTGTTAAAAAGCTAGTTAGTATTCATGCAGCTCCTATATCCAAATATTTTGTTTCGTTGCAAAACTACATACCTCAAGCAAAACATTGCGCTTTATTGATGATATCGGAATACGATCTTGCTCCTTTCCAGGATTTAGTCAGAGAATACCAGGGAGAAATAACCTACAGCAAAAGTGCAGCCGAAGCAAGCAAAGGAACTAGTTTACTAGAATTTACCTGGAATCACACTACCCTTCATGCTCGCAAAATCGATCGCAACTTGACTTACCTACAAACTTTCTATTTCACTCTCGAAAGGCTTGAACAACTCTATCAACAAGCTGGGGATGAAATTATAATTCACCTAGAATTCTTGCGTGCAGGAGGAAAAGCTGTTCCTGCGGGGTTGCAGCTAATTCGCTTCACCACCCAAGAGCGGTTAAACGAGATTATTCGTAATCATGAATCTCAAGGTGCGTTTATCGCCAATCCCCATGTCTATACGATCGAAGACGGTGGTAACAAACAAATCAACCCGCAAAAAGTAACCTTTAAACAACGAGTAGATCCCTTTGGGTTACTTAATCCAGGCAAAATGCGAGGATTTAATTGA
- a CDS encoding YggT family protein, producing the protein MNLIITSLLSFLQIYWVLLIVRILLSWFQTAEWAGQIISFLSPITDPYLNIFRSIIPPLGGIDISAILALVLLQFVQSSLASFSAASLASGF; encoded by the coding sequence ATGAATTTAATCATTACTAGTCTTCTTAGCTTTCTGCAAATTTACTGGGTATTATTAATTGTTAGAATTTTACTGTCTTGGTTCCAGACTGCGGAATGGGCGGGACAAATCATCTCCTTTTTAAGTCCTATTACCGATCCTTATCTCAATATATTTCGCTCAATTATTCCACCTCTGGGTGGAATTGATATCTCGGCGATTTTGGCACTGGTTCTGCTACAGTTTGTTCAAAGCTCACTGGCATCCTTTTCAGCTGCATCATTGGCCAGCGGATTCTAG
- a CDS encoding phytoene synthase, whose protein sequence is MLQLPKTKTQKNLVSIDEAYEICRQITAEYAKTFYFGTLLMPKEKSKAIWAIYAWCRLTDELVDGDKAKYTTKETLAEWEQQLESVFAGYPIDDTDVALVDTIESYPMGIQPFRDMIAGQKMDLIQNRYQTFEELKLYCYRVAGTVGLMSNAVLGIGADSNGVPWERDKPIYVPTEEAIALGMAMQLTNILRDVGEDMQRDRIYLPIEDLHAFDYTEQDLMAGVVDERWKAMMRFQVKRAREYYKQAEAGIRYLIRDSRLPVWASLMLYQGILNEIEANNYDVFNRRAFVSKPKKTLSLPVAWLRAQVL, encoded by the coding sequence ATGTTGCAATTACCAAAAACAAAAACGCAAAAAAATCTAGTCTCTATAGACGAGGCTTATGAAATTTGCCGTCAAATTACGGCAGAATACGCTAAAACTTTTTATTTTGGCACTTTGTTGATGCCCAAAGAGAAAAGCAAGGCAATTTGGGCAATCTATGCCTGGTGTCGTCTCACAGATGAATTGGTAGATGGTGATAAAGCTAAATACACCACGAAAGAAACCCTCGCAGAATGGGAACAACAGCTAGAATCTGTCTTTGCTGGATATCCGATTGATGACACCGATGTTGCTCTGGTTGACACCATTGAAAGTTACCCGATGGGTATTCAACCTTTTCGGGACATGATTGCAGGGCAAAAGATGGATTTGATTCAAAATCGCTATCAAACTTTTGAAGAGCTTAAGCTCTACTGTTACCGCGTTGCAGGTACGGTAGGTTTAATGTCCAATGCCGTCTTAGGGATTGGGGCTGATTCTAATGGTGTACCTTGGGAGAGAGATAAGCCGATTTATGTCCCGACAGAGGAAGCGATCGCTCTGGGCATGGCAATGCAGCTTACCAACATTTTGCGGGACGTTGGGGAAGATATGCAGCGCGATCGTATTTATCTACCCATAGAAGATTTACACGCCTTCGACTACACAGAGCAAGATTTGATGGCTGGGGTAGTTGATGAGCGCTGGAAAGCAATGATGAGGTTTCAAGTTAAGCGCGCCAGGGAATATTACAAACAGGCAGAAGCAGGTATTCGTTATTTGATTCGTGATTCTCGTTTACCAGTTTGGGCTTCTTTGATGCTTTATCAGGGTATTCTCAACGAGATTGAAGCCAACAACTATGATGTTTTTAATCGGCGGGCTTTTGTCTCTAAACCCAAGAAAACTTTATCGCTTCCAGTTGCCTGGCTGAGAGCGCAGGTATTGTGA